In a genomic window of Octopus sinensis unplaced genomic scaffold, ASM634580v1 Contig16120, whole genome shotgun sequence:
- the LOC115230668 gene encoding disorganized muscle protein 1, whose translation MECQLSADPKPTIEWFRDDTKLAAGGNITMRMDPKGPKAYALTLEIKNVGNADAGSYKIVAKNDLGESNATIKLNFDSKQTEAGKAPHFTQKPIIKQPQKNQLTMTCNLESSSQPVIKWFREATEIKQGGRYTIQTTKDPKGPNMYIIVLTIKDPAPADGGVYKCVASNENGESNANITLNFQDTEKTEPAGKAPNFTEKPKIAQDASGKNIHMECSCIADPKPTITWYKGSTLLKENNRLKLKTTQDKDKYTFMLDILNFTKDDAGVYKVVAKNAHGEGTANITLNLDAQQKDKDAEKDAEKDKEKKTITLTDKATTKIELDKKRVTFEQKVDSKEKPTAQWFFGNNPLKSGGRYKMDVSQKDSSYYASMQMDEVTTKDAGPYKCVIQTPFGEGVQLMKLSSTQLIPPKVKGDPPKFITKLTSKTFNIGEPMDITLKVAGTEPITTIWYFNDKEIKSSSAANISYERGTARFYMSKVTPKDAGVYTVELKNPVGSEKGSANMIVKEDEKKKQKEEEMQRKEEERKKKLLPR comes from the exons ATGGAATGTCAACTCAGTGCAGATCCAAAACCTACAATTGAATGGTTCCGTGATGACACAAAATTAGCAGCAGGAG GCAACATTACAATGCGCATGGATCCGAAAGGGCCCAAGGCTTATGCCCTCACACTAGAAATAAAAAACGTTGGTAATGCTGATGCAGGGTCTTATAAAATCGTGGCGAAGAATGATCTTGGAGAGAGCAATGCTACCATTAAGTTGAACTTTGATA GTAAACAAAC GGAAGCTGGCAAGGCTCCACATTTCACCCAAAAACCTATTATAAAACAACCTCAGAAAAATCAACTTACAATGACATGCAATCTTGAATCAAGCTCCCAACCTGTTATCAAATGGTTTCGTGAAGCTACAGAAATCAAGCAAGGTGGACGTTACACTATCCAAACAACTAAGGACCCTAAAGGTCCTAATATGTATATTATCGTGCTGACAATCAAA GATCCAGCACCAGCCGATGGTGGAGTATATAAGTGTGTTGCTTCAAATGAGAATGGTGAATCTAATGCAAATATTACACTGAATTTCCAAG atacagaAAAAACTGAGCCTGCTGGCAAAGCACCAAATTTCACAGAAAAACCTAAAATAGCACAAGATGCATCAGGGAAAAATATCCACATGGAGTGTAGTTGCATAGCTGATCCAAAACCCACAATTACTTGGTATAAAGGCAGCACCCTTTTGAAAGAAAACAACAGATTGAAATTGAAAACAACCcaagataaagataaatataccTTTATGTTGGATATATTG AATTTCACTAAAGATGATGCGGGTGTGTACAAGGTGGTCGCTAAAAATGCACATGGAGAGGGCACTGCAAACATCACTCTCAACTTAGATGC CCAACAAAAGGACAAAGATGCAGAGAAAGATgcagaaaaagataaagagaaaaagacaataaCGTTAACAGATAAAGCCACAACTAAAATTGAACTGGATAAAAAGCGAGTAACATTTGAACAGAAAGTTGATAGCAAGGAGAAGCCAACTGCCCAATGGTTTTTTGGAAACAATCCTTTGAAAAGTGGTGGGAGATACAAGATGGATGTGTCACAGAAAGATTCAAGTTACTATGCTAGCATGCAAATGGATGAg GTCACCACCAAAGATGCTGGTCCTTACAAATGTGTAATTCAAACACCATTTGGTGAAGGTGTTCAGCTAATGAAATTGTCATCAACAC AACTGATCCCTCCCAAAGTGAAGGGCGACCCTCCAAAATTCATCACAAAACTAACATCAAAG ACATTCAATATAGGAGAGCCTATGGATATTACACTTAAAGTTGCAGGAACTGAACCAATTACCACCATATGGTATTTTAAtgataaagaaatcaaaagttCCTCAGCTGCAAATATTTCTTATGAAAGAGGTACTGCTCGATTCTATATGTCCAAAGTAACACCAAAAGACGCTGGCGTGTACACAGTTGAATTGAAGAATCCTGTTGGATCTGAAAAAGGATCTGCAAATATGATTGTTAAAG